A genomic region of Lytechinus pictus isolate F3 Inbred chromosome 2, Lp3.0, whole genome shotgun sequence contains the following coding sequences:
- the LOC129254484 gene encoding aspartate aminotransferase, mitochondrial-like, producing MAFKTAVKSSFLQSCVSKNVRFFGSTAAAKSSWWDGVEMGPPDPILGVSEAFKRDTNPNKINLGVGAYRDDEGKPFILQSVKQAEEKVRAMNLDKEYLPITGLADFAKGAAKLAFGQDNPLLAEGRNVTVQTISGTGSLRVGANFLRKFFPGNQVVYLPSPSWGNHTPIFKHAGLDVASYRYYDKATCGFDAAGAMEDISKIPENSIVLFHACAHNPTGVDPRQEQWKELSQIVKDRKLFPFFDMAYQGFASGSLDTDAWPVRYFMDEGHSLVLSQSFAKNMGLYGERVGGFTVLCSSAEEAKRVESQIKILIRPMYSNPPLNGARIASTILNTPDLYDLWLGELRLMSGRIISMREQLVANLKKEGSTKNWQHITDQIGMFCFTGLKPDQVERMTKEFSIYLTKDGRISVAGVSSKNNAYLAQAMHAVTK from the exons ATGGCATTCAAGACAGCGGTAAAATCCTCTTTTCTGCAATCATGTGTATCCAAAAACGTCAGATTTTTCGGATCCACAGCAGCTGCAAAGTCGAG TTGGTGGGATGGAGTTGAAATGGGACCCCCGGATCCAATCCTTGGAGTCTCAGAGGCATTTAAGCGAGATACCAATCCAAATAAAATCAACCTTGGTGTTGGTGCATATCGTGATGATGAAGGAAAACCATTTATTCTACAGTCAGTCAAACAG gCTGAAGAGAAAGTGAGGGCTATGAATCTAGACAAGGAGTACCTGCCAATCACTGGCTTAGCGGACTTTGCTAAAGGAGCAGCCAAACTTGCCTTTGGCCAAGATAATCCATTGTTGGCAGAAGGCAGA aATGTGACCGTGCAGACCATCTCTGGGACAGGATCACTTCGAGTAGGGGCAAATTTCCTGAGGAAGTTTTTTCCCGGTAATCAGGTTGTGTATCTGCCATCTCCATCATGGGGTAACCACACACCCATCTTCAA GCATGCTGGTTTAGATGTAGCAAGTTACCGGTATTATGATAAGGCAACGTGTGGATTTGATGCTGCTGGTGCCATGGAAGATATATCA AAAATCCCAGAGAACTCCATCGTCCTGTTCCATGCCTGTGCACATAATCCTACCGGTGTTGATCCTAGG caaGAACAATGGAAGGAGCTATCCCAGATTGTTAAG GATAGGAAACTCTTTCCTTTCTTTGACATGGCCTATCAAGGTTTTGCTTCAGGTAGTCTTGACACAGATGCTTGGCCGGTACGGTACTTCATGGACGAAGGTCACTCCCTAGTCCTGTCTCAATCATTTGCCAAGAACATGGGCCTCTATG GTGAGCGTGTTGGAGGCTTTACCGTACTCTGTTCATCAGCGGAGGAAGCCAAGAGAGTAGAATCCCAAATCAAGATCTTGATCAGACCAATGTATTCTAATCCACCTCTCAACGGTGCTAGGATTGCGTCAACTATTCTCAATACACCAGATCTATATGATTTGTG GTTGGGTGAGCTGCGCCTGATGTCTGGACGAATCATCTCAATGAGGGAGCAACTTGTTGCCAATTTAAAGAAGGAAGGATCAACGAAAAATTGGCAACACATCACAGATCAGATTGGCATGTTCTGTTTTACTGGTCTCAAACCAGATCAG GTTGAAAGAATGACGAAGGAATTTTCAATCTATCTGACGAAGGATGGCCGAATCTCGGTGGCAGGCGTATCGTCCAAGAACAATGCATACCTCGCACAGGCAATGCATGCAGTCACCAAGTAA